A section of the Engraulis encrasicolus isolate BLACKSEA-1 chromosome 8, IST_EnEncr_1.0, whole genome shotgun sequence genome encodes:
- the si:ch1073-145m9.1 gene encoding CDP-diacylglycerol--glycerol-3-phosphate 3-phosphatidyltransferase, with the protein MTLAVCCYVPNIIGYIRVVLILVAWCAFNNPAFFLPVYIISVILDGIDGWTARRLHQTSYFGAWLDVIIDNMGRSMIWTVLFQWGWLISSLEWCVFVCNHSGFGLQWKSGFKKSPPWVNSIMANGFKTPLGVFTIAGLHVLPVWLYGYQYGFLTSALHIPHSLQILGILLLAAGRLLCMCVEIWCVWIHIHYLTDIEETKQKN; encoded by the exons ATGACACTCGCTGTTTGTTGTTACGTTCCAAACATTATTG GATACATTCGGGTTGTTCTGATCCTCGTTGCTTGGTGCGCCTTCAATAATCCTGCATTTTTTCTTCCCGTCTACATAATCTCTGTCATCTTAGATG GTATTGATGGCTGGACTGCAAGGCGGCTCCATCAGACCTCCTATTTTGGGGCCTGGTTGGATGTTATTATTGACAACATGGGGCGGAGTATGATCTGGACTGTGCTGTTCCAA TGGGGTTGGCTCATTTCATCTCTGGAgtggtgcgtgtttgtgtgcaaccACAGCGGCTTTGGCCTACAGTGGAAAAGTGGCTTCAAGAAGAGTCCTCCCTGGGTGAACTCCATCATGGCAAATG GCTTTAAGACACCGTTGGGAGTATTCACTATCGCAGGGTTGCATGTCCTGCCTGTGTGGCTGTATGGATACCAGTATGGCTTCCTCACAAGCGCGCTTCACATCCCACACTCACTTCAGATCTTGGGGATCCTCCTTTTGGCCGCAGGGAGactgctttgtatgtgtgtggag ATATGGTGTGTTTGGATCCACATTCACTATCTCACTGACATTGAGGAAACCAAACAGAAGAACTGA